The genomic stretch TCTTCTGTGGGGTAGCCATGCGCGTCAAAAGAAGTCGCTGATCGATACTTCTCGTCATTTGATGTTGGAGTCGCCACACCCCTCGCCGCTATCGGCTCACCGCGGCTTTTTTGGCAATCGTCACTTTTCCAAGGCGAATCAGTTCTTGGAAGCACAGGGGCGTGCACCAATTGCGTGGCAATTACCGGAAACCCCTTAACCTGATGGTCAGTTGCGGGTAGAATGGCGCGCAATTTTGTAAGCATGTCGATGGCGACCTATGTCGCCATCCTGAATCCCCTGCAGTGAGGAAGTCCCATGAGTGTCTACGCCATTAACCATCCGCTTGTTCAACATAAGCTGGGACTGATGCGCGAAGCTGATTTGAGCACCAAGAGCTTTCGTGAACTGGCAGGTGAAGTGGCTAAGCTTCTGACCTACGAAGCCACCAAAGGTCTGGAGCTTGAGGATCATGAGATTCAAGGCTGGAACGGCGAGCCCATTGCGACGCGTCGTCTGAAAGGTAAGAAGGTCACCATCGTCCCGATTCTGCGTGCAGGCTTGGGCATGCTCGAAGGCGTGACGGATTTGATTCCCAGCGCACGCGTGAGCGTCGTCGGCTTGTACCGCGATGAAGAGACACTGCAGCCGGTGCCGTATTTTGCGAAGTTCGCCAACGACATCGAAGAGCGGATGGCGATCGTGATCGACCCGATGCTGGCGACCGGCGGTTCCATGGTGGCCACGTTGGACATGCTGCGTGAGCGCGGCTGTGAGCATATGAAAGTCATCGTTTTGGTGGCTGCCCCTGAAGGGATTAAACGGGTGCAAGATGCTTATCCTGATGTAGAAATCTACACCGCGTCGGTGGATGACCGACTCGATGAGAACGGCTACATCGTCCCCGGTTTGGGAGATGCCGGCGATAAGATTTTCGGAACGCGTTAAGCGCTCCGCCTCTAAAGGCCCCTTACGCATCGCGTTGGGGGCATTTTTTTGCCTCCGTGATGAATAACAGACCCCAGGAGTGGTGTGATGACAACGAGTGCGAGACAAGAGTCTTGGCCAAAAATGCTGCTGACCGGCGCGCAGATGCTATTCGTCGCCTTCGGTGCGCTGGTGCTGGTGCCTCTATTGACCGGGCTAGATCCCAGCGTGGCGCTCTTTACCGCCGGGCTAGGTACGCTGGTGTTCCATGGTGTGACCAAGCAGAGCGTGCCGGTCTTTTTGGCCTCATCGTTTGCCTTCATTGCCCCGATACAGGGGTCCATTGCCAGCTTTGGCGTGTCGGCCACCTTGGGTGGATTGATGGCAGCAGGCCTGGTGTATGTGGCGATTTCCCAGGCGGTGCGGTTGAAAGGCACCGCTTGGCTGCATCGCTTGCTGCCTGCCGTGGTGGTTGGCCCCGTTATCATGGTGATCGGCTTAGCCCTCGCGCCGGTCGCCGTCAGCATGGCCACCGGGGAAACCAGTGACCAGATTGGCTACGGTCAGGCGATTTTTCTTTCCATGGCGAGCCTGCTGGTCACTCTAGTGCTAGCAGTGTTTGGGCGCGGCATTCTGCGCCTGGTGCCTATCATGGGGGGCATCGCGACAGGCTATGCCCTGGCACTCATCATGGGAGTGATCGACTTTACGCCGGTGCGGGAGGCTGCCTGGCTCTCGTTACCCAATTTTACGGCCCCTAGTTTTCATTGGGCGGCCATTCTCTTCATGATTCCTGTAGCGATTGCACCCGCCGTCGAGCACATTGGGGACATGGTGGCCATTGGTTCGGTCACGCGCACCAACTACATGGAAAAGCCCGGCTTGCACCGAACGCTGCTGGGCGACGGTTTGGCCACCACGGCTGCGGCGCTATTTGGCGGGCCGCCCAACACGACTTACTCTGAAGTAACCGGCGCCGTGACGCTGACCAAAGCGTTCAATCCCGCCTACATGATGGTAGCGGCGGTCATCGCGATCGTGCTGGCGTTCGTGGGTAAGCTAGGGGCGCTGCTGCAAACCATTCCTGGCCCGGTCATGGGGGGCATCATGACGCTGCTGTTTGGTTCGATTGCCGTGGTGGGAATGAACACCCTGGTGCGCGCGGGGCAGTCGTTGACGGCGGCGCGTAACTTGGTGGTGGTGTCGCTGATCTTGGTGTTCGGGATTGGCGGCATGCAGTTTGGCGGTGGGCAGTTCACGCTCCAGGGTGTCAGCTTGGCGGCGCTGGTGGGCATTGCGTTAAACTGGCTGTTGCCTGCTGAAAAAGAGGGTGAATGACCCGTGGCGCTAATGGTGAATTATGAGTGATACCCTACACTGCCCGTTTCCCGTATTGGGGGTGGCAGCCTGGAGCGGAACCGGCAAAACCACGCTGCTAGAGAAGCTTTTGCCTAAGCTGCGTGAACAGGGCCTTTCGGTGGCGGTGATCAAACACGCCCATCACCAGTTCGATGTGGATCAGCCCGGGAAAGATAGCTACAAATTGCGCAGTGCTGGCGCAGCGCCCATGCTGATTGCATCGCGCCAGCGTTTTGCGCTCATGCAGGAAACGCCCGGGCAAGAGGAGCCCGATCTTGCCTACCTGTTGACGTTGATGACCCCCCACGCGCCTGATTTGGTGATAGTGGAAGGGTTCAAGGCTTGGCCCATTCCCAAACTGGTGCTCTACCGCGACGGTATCGGTGATCCGGCGATTTTGTCCGATCCGTGGGCCCAGGCCGTCGCGCTGAGCGGTGAGCCGCCCGTGGCGCTGGCGCCCTCCGTTACGCGCTTGAATTTGAATCAACATGAAGAGATTGCTCGCTGGGTAAGCGAGTGGGTCGACCAACAACGCCGCTCTTTGGCTTGATGATGAAAAGGTGACACCATGCAGTTAACCCACCTGAATGCGCACGGCGAAGCAAATATGGTTGACGTCGGCGATAAGCAAGAAACCCGTCGAGAGGCGGTCGCCTCCGGGCGTATCGTTATGCAGCCCGCCACCTTGAAGTTGCTAAGTGATGGGGCGCTGCCTAAAGGCGATGTGCTGGCCACGGCCCGCATCGCCGGTATCCAAGCGGCCAAGCGAACCCATGAGCTCATTCCGCTTTGCCACTCACTGGCGCTATCCAAAGTGGCGGTAGCGTTCGATATCGACCATGACCAAGGGTGTGTGAACGTGTCGGCCATGTGCCGCTTGAACGGCCGCACCGGCGTCGAAATGGAAGCGCTGACCGCGGTGTCGGTCGCATGTTTGACGCTGTATGACATGTGTAAAGCGGTCGACAAAGAGATGCGTATCGAGGCAATACAGCTGGATAGCAAGCAGGGCGGTCAGCGCGGCGATTACCGCCGGGAAATGACCGCGCCCATCGTCACCGGTGAAGGGGCTGCGGGCGAGGTGAGTCTCGGCGAGCGCTGCGCCTCCCCCTGTGTGCGGGTCAAGTTTCTGGCCGAACTGCGTGAGCGTATCGGTGAGAGCGATCTGGCCATTGGCTTGGACAAGCTGCCAAGTCGCGATGTCGCTGGCTTGAAAGCGGCGCTCAGCGCTCAAGACACGCGTTTTGCCGTACTTGCCGATCAGCGGACGCT from Halomonas meridiana encodes the following:
- the upp gene encoding uracil phosphoribosyltransferase, which translates into the protein MSVYAINHPLVQHKLGLMREADLSTKSFRELAGEVAKLLTYEATKGLELEDHEIQGWNGEPIATRRLKGKKVTIVPILRAGLGMLEGVTDLIPSARVSVVGLYRDEETLQPVPYFAKFANDIEERMAIVIDPMLATGGSMVATLDMLRERGCEHMKVIVLVAAPEGIKRVQDAYPDVEIYTASVDDRLDENGYIVPGLGDAGDKIFGTR
- a CDS encoding uracil-xanthine permease family protein, which gives rise to MTTSARQESWPKMLLTGAQMLFVAFGALVLVPLLTGLDPSVALFTAGLGTLVFHGVTKQSVPVFLASSFAFIAPIQGSIASFGVSATLGGLMAAGLVYVAISQAVRLKGTAWLHRLLPAVVVGPVIMVIGLALAPVAVSMATGETSDQIGYGQAIFLSMASLLVTLVLAVFGRGILRLVPIMGGIATGYALALIMGVIDFTPVREAAWLSLPNFTAPSFHWAAILFMIPVAIAPAVEHIGDMVAIGSVTRTNYMEKPGLHRTLLGDGLATTAAALFGGPPNTTYSEVTGAVTLTKAFNPAYMMVAAVIAIVLAFVGKLGALLQTIPGPVMGGIMTLLFGSIAVVGMNTLVRAGQSLTAARNLVVVSLILVFGIGGMQFGGGQFTLQGVSLAALVGIALNWLLPAEKEGE
- the mobB gene encoding molybdopterin-guanine dinucleotide biosynthesis protein B; translated protein: MSDTLHCPFPVLGVAAWSGTGKTTLLEKLLPKLREQGLSVAVIKHAHHQFDVDQPGKDSYKLRSAGAAPMLIASRQRFALMQETPGQEEPDLAYLLTLMTPHAPDLVIVEGFKAWPIPKLVLYRDGIGDPAILSDPWAQAVALSGEPPVALAPSVTRLNLNQHEEIARWVSEWVDQQRRSLA
- the moaC gene encoding cyclic pyranopterin monophosphate synthase MoaC, which translates into the protein MQLTHLNAHGEANMVDVGDKQETRREAVASGRIVMQPATLKLLSDGALPKGDVLATARIAGIQAAKRTHELIPLCHSLALSKVAVAFDIDHDQGCVNVSAMCRLNGRTGVEMEALTAVSVACLTLYDMCKAVDKEMRIEAIQLDSKQGGQRGDYRREMTAPIVTGEGAAGEVSLGERCASPCVRVKFLAELRERIGESDLAIGLDKLPSRDVAGLKAALSAQDTRFAVLADQRTLCAINQVMANDSARITDEDEVAFFPPVTGG